A window of Pseudomonas denitrificans (nom. rej.) genomic DNA:
ATACCACGACACCTGTTCAAGATGAGCACGACCTACACCTTGCCCGGCGCGCTTGACCAGTGGCGCATCGGTAGCTCCCTCTACAGGCAGAACCGCATCTACAACAAAGGCACCACCTACATGGTCGAACAGGACGCCTTCACGCTGGTGGACTTCATGGTGGGGTTCAAGCCGACCGCCCATATCGATGCACAGTTGAACCTGAACAATGCGTTCGACAAGAAGTACTACAACTCGCTGAGTTCCTCCGTCACGGTGCCAAGCAACGTGTATGGCGAGCCGAGGAACATGATGCTGTCGGTGAAGTACAGTTTCTGAAGCGGCTGGCCGGGCAGGCGACGGAGGTGGCTCAGCTGTGCCGCGCCTGGCTCGCCTGCACCACCCGGTGCGCCGGCACGCGCAGTTGCGTCAGCAGGTAGTCGGCGAACTCCGGGGAGAAGGGCTGCAGGGCAATGGCGCGCTCCATGCAGCCCAGCCAGGCGGCGCTGAGAGCTTCGTCGACGGGCCACTGGGCGTGGAAGGACGGGATGGAGATCGAACCATATTTTTCACTGAACAGCCTTGGGCCGCCCAGCCAGCCACTGAGGAAGCAGGCCAGTTTGTCGCGGGACTGCTCCAGGCTTTGCGGGTGCATGCGGCGCAGGTTGGCCGCTTCCGGGAGTTCATCCATCAACCGGTAGAAGTCATCGACCAGGCGGCGCAGGCCGTCGATGCCGCCAGCGGCCTGGTAGGAGGCATCGCCTGTGCCGAAGGGAAGGGTGCTGCTCACGTTCGGGGGCTCGCTGAAGTTTGGGGAGACCCGATCATACCCGGCGCGCCGGCGGATGGCCGCAGGCTGGTGCCGGTTCAGGCTCGATGCTCCTGCTCTATTCGCCTCCCGGCTCCTCCCTGACCGGCGCAGCGAACGCCGCACGCGTCGGATTCGGTGCGGAGCAAAGAGGCCAGCAGGGCTGGCCTCGGGTTCTGCCTGCGGGGGAGGGGTATTACTTCGCCCTGCTGCGCTGGTTCATCAGCCGCTCGATGATGCCCCAGTAGTTCACCGGCACCAGCCGCTCGATGAGCGAGAGGATCAGCGCATCCATACCGACGATGACCCGCGCGCGATCCTTCTCGATGCCGTTGAGGATGATGCCGGCGGCCTTGGGCGGTGGCATGCGCAGCAGGCGGTTCATCTCCTTGCGCTGGCGCTCGACCTCGGCCGGGTCGATGTCCTTCGGCGCCTTGGCATTGGTGGCGATGGAGGTGGCGATGCCGCCCGGATGGACGACCATCATGTCCACGTTGCTGCCGCGCAGTTCGTGACGCAGGGAATTGCTGAAACCGCGCACGGCGAACTTGCTCGCACTGTAGGCGGCCTGGCCGGGCGGGGAGACCAGACCATAGAGGCTGGAGACGTTGACGAACTTGCCGGGCGCGCCGTTGCGCTGAAGCACCGGGAGGAAGCCGCGGGTGATGTCGACGACGGCGTGGAAGTTGATCGCCATGAGCCAGTCGAAGTCTTCCTCGCTCACCCGGTCGAAGCTGCCGCCGACGGCTACACCGGCGTTGTTGATTACCAGGTGAACCGTCGGGTGTTCCTGCAGCACCTGCTCCGGGAGCTGTCGAACAGCATCCCGTTGCGCCAGGTCGAGTACATGCAGGCTGACGTGGCGGCCGGTGCGCGGGAGGCGGGCGAGGGTCTCGCGCAGGCCGGCTTCGTCGCGGTCGACCAGGGCCAGGTGGCAGCCTTTCGCGGCGAGTTGCTCGGCGAGTGCGCGACCGATGCCGCTGGCTGCCCCGGTGAGTACGGCAACCTGATTATCGAGCTTCATGAGAGTTGTCCTGAGTGCGCTGGATGTGGTCGGCGATCAGGCGCGAGAGCTGATGCGCCTGGAACGAGTCGATCTGGTGGCGCATGCCGCGGATTACCTGGTGAGTCGCGCGGGGAATCGCCCGGGCGGTGGCTTCGCCGCCGCTGGGGTGGACCATCCGGTCGAGGTCGCCGTGCAGCACCAGGCTGGGCGCGCTGATGGTTTTCAGCTGGGCCGTGCGGTCGCCGGAGCGCAGGATCGCGCCGATCTGCCGGAACAGCGCCCTGGCGTCGGCGCGTTCGCCGTTGCGCACCCAGGCCAGCGCGGAGTAGTCCTGCCACTGGGCCAGGGCATCTGGCGCGTTGGCATCGCCGATGTGGCTCATCATGGCGCTGTAGCTGGCTATGGCTTCGTCCCGCGACTTCGGCGCCTTGGCCCGCGACAGGCGCCAGAGCGTCGAGTACGCAGGCTGCCCGACGCGGCGGTTGCCCGTGGTCGAGAAGATCGACACCAGCGACTTCACCCGGCCGGGATGGCGGTAGGCGAGGGTCTGGGCAATCATCCCGCCCATGGACATGCCGACCAGGTGGGCGGCGCCGATATTCAGGTGCTCGAGCAACTGGGCGGTGTCGTCGGCCATCTGCTCCAGGCCGTAGCAGGCGTCCGGCGCCTTGCCGCGCAACTGCTGAAACTGGCTCGGATGAGGCGTCGAGCTGCGGCCGGAGCGCCCGGCGTCACGGTTGTCGAAGCAGATCACCCGCAGCCCGCTCTCCACCAGTCGGTCGATCAGCGCGGCGGGCCAGTAGACCATCTGCAGGCCGAGCCCGGCGATCAGCACCAGCGCCGGCGCGGCTTCGCTGCCGTGTTCCGAGTAGCACAGGCGCAGGCCGTTGGGCAGTGTGGCGAAGCATTCTTCGTGCAGGGCCAGGCTCATGCGTGCGCTCCTCCTGCCTTGGCGGAGACGAACTCCAGGGCCGGGTCGTCGATGCGGCCCTTGCGGAATACCTTCACGTCGGCGGCGTAGTTCCAGGACATGGACCAGGGATGCGTGCTGCCCTGCCGGGGCAGCTTGTCGAGGGAGCGCTGGACGTAGCCGGCACCGAAGTTCAGCAGCGGCTCGGTCTTCATCGACGGGTC
This region includes:
- a CDS encoding group II truncated hemoglobin gives rise to the protein MSSTLPFGTGDASYQAAGGIDGLRRLVDDFYRLMDELPEAANLRRMHPQSLEQSRDKLACFLSGWLGGPRLFSEKYGSISIPSFHAQWPVDEALSAAWLGCMERAIALQPFSPEFADYLLTQLRVPAHRVVQASQARHS
- a CDS encoding SDR family NAD(P)-dependent oxidoreductase, which gives rise to MKLDNQVAVLTGAASGIGRALAEQLAAKGCHLALVDRDEAGLRETLARLPRTGRHVSLHVLDLAQRDAVRQLPEQVLQEHPTVHLVINNAGVAVGGSFDRVSEEDFDWLMAINFHAVVDITRGFLPVLQRNGAPGKFVNVSSLYGLVSPPGQAAYSASKFAVRGFSNSLRHELRGSNVDMMVVHPGGIATSIATNAKAPKDIDPAEVERQRKEMNRLLRMPPPKAAGIILNGIEKDRARVIVGMDALILSLIERLVPVNYWGIIERLMNQRSRAK
- a CDS encoding alpha/beta fold hydrolase codes for the protein MSLALHEECFATLPNGLRLCYSEHGSEAAPALVLIAGLGLQMVYWPAALIDRLVESGLRVICFDNRDAGRSGRSSTPHPSQFQQLRGKAPDACYGLEQMADDTAQLLEHLNIGAAHLVGMSMGGMIAQTLAYRHPGRVKSLVSIFSTTGNRRVGQPAYSTLWRLSRAKAPKSRDEAIASYSAMMSHIGDANAPDALAQWQDYSALAWVRNGERADARALFRQIGAILRSGDRTAQLKTISAPSLVLHGDLDRMVHPSGGEATARAIPRATHQVIRGMRHQIDSFQAHQLSRLIADHIQRTQDNSHEAR